In one Melospiza melodia melodia isolate bMelMel2 chromosome 5, bMelMel2.pri, whole genome shotgun sequence genomic region, the following are encoded:
- the CYTL1 gene encoding cytokine-like protein 1, with protein MKMLLLLVALLSAASAAPPTCYSRVLSLSKEITESFRQLQTSTTVDLCVGTLPRLYLDIHNYCVLAKLRDFVAYPGCDRVPEVNELKEKARSLYTILISYCRRDLVFLTDDCNALEIPISPPIEHSITES; from the exons AtgaagatgctgctgctgctggttgctctgctctcCGCTGCCAGCGCAGCCCCTCCGACCTGCTACTCCAGGGTGCTGTCTCTGAGCAAGGAGATCACTGAGTCCTTCAGGCAGCTGCAGACCTCCACAACTGTG GACTTGTGCGTGGGGACGCTGCCCAGGCTGTACTTGGACATACAC AATTACTGTGTGCTGGCAAAGCTCCGTGACTTTGTGGCCTACCCTGGCTGTGACAGAGTGCCTGAGGTGAATGAGCTGAAGGAAAAAGCCCGGAGCCTGTACACCATCCTGATCTCCTACTGCAGAAGG GACCTGGTGTTCCTCACTGATGACTGTAATGCTCTGGAAATTCCTATTTCACCTCCCATTGAACACTCCATCACCGAGAGCTAA